In the Lascolabacillus massiliensis genome, one interval contains:
- a CDS encoding P-II family nitrogen regulator: MKKIEAIIRKSKFDEVRKALHNADIDFLSWWEVKGQGTATQGLIFRGIAYDVNAIDRIFISFVVREINVQKSIDAILESAYTGESGDGRIFVSTIDQSIRIRTGDRGDESLYDKQK; the protein is encoded by the coding sequence TATTCGTAAGTCGAAGTTCGATGAGGTCCGAAAAGCATTGCATAATGCTGATATTGACTTTCTCTCCTGGTGGGAGGTGAAAGGACAAGGAACCGCAACTCAAGGTCTTATCTTCAGAGGTATTGCATATGATGTAAATGCCATAGACCGTATTTTTATCTCTTTTGTAGTCCGGGAAATTAATGTTCAGAAATCAATTGATGCTATTCTTGAATCTGCCTATACTGGTGAAAGTGGAGACGGAAGGATCTTTGTTTCCACTATCGATCAGTCCATACGTATCAGAACAGGCGATAGAGGTGATGAATCATTATATGACAAGCAAAAGTAA
- a CDS encoding ammonium transporter: MSEELYMTEQVVESVLDSGNTAWIVVATILVLMMTIPGLALFYGGLVRRKNILSVLMQCLILTAVIIIEWVIIGYSLAFTSSGGSANLFIGGFDKIFLSAVGVNDILEGYSIPELLFVSFQGMFAVITPALIIGAFAERIKFKGFILFSVFWALLVYNPLAHWVWGGGWIGELGAIDFAGGTVVHINAGVSALMMAVLLGKRKGWNTPGEAPITPHNIPFVVIGTALLWMGWLGFNGGSGLAADGISANAILVTNLAAAAAALTWSLLDQIINKKPTVVGFCTGVIAGLVAITPAAGSTGVFGGIVIGVASGLICFWMVAHVKFRFGYDDSLDAFGVHGVGGIIGSILIGVFATQEITGEGGAKGALYGDWNQLWIQFIATVATIAFSALMTWVLFNLVDKLVGIRVSEIEESIGLDISEHGEIAYE, translated from the coding sequence ATGAGTGAAGAATTATATATGACAGAACAGGTAGTGGAATCAGTTTTAGATAGTGGAAATACAGCATGGATCGTTGTCGCAACCATCCTTGTACTGATGATGACAATTCCAGGATTAGCACTTTTTTATGGTGGACTGGTAAGACGTAAGAATATTTTAAGTGTATTGATGCAGTGTCTTATACTTACTGCAGTAATAATTATAGAGTGGGTTATTATAGGGTATAGTCTCGCTTTTACTTCAAGTGGCGGTTCTGCAAATCTATTTATCGGAGGATTTGATAAAATATTTCTTAGCGCTGTTGGTGTTAATGATATACTTGAGGGATATTCAATTCCAGAGTTATTGTTTGTCTCATTTCAGGGAATGTTTGCAGTAATAACTCCTGCCTTAATAATTGGAGCTTTTGCAGAACGTATTAAGTTTAAAGGGTTCATTCTGTTCTCAGTATTTTGGGCATTACTGGTATATAATCCATTAGCTCACTGGGTATGGGGTGGAGGATGGATTGGTGAATTAGGTGCCATAGATTTTGCAGGTGGTACTGTAGTTCATATCAATGCCGGAGTTTCAGCTCTGATGATGGCTGTACTTTTAGGAAAACGAAAAGGGTGGAACACTCCTGGTGAAGCTCCAATTACTCCCCACAATATTCCATTTGTAGTAATAGGTACAGCTCTGCTCTGGATGGGTTGGTTAGGGTTTAACGGAGGAAGCGGATTAGCTGCTGATGGAATATCAGCTAATGCAATATTGGTTACAAATTTAGCGGCAGCTGCTGCAGCATTAACCTGGTCACTTCTCGATCAAATTATTAATAAGAAGCCTACTGTGGTTGGTTTCTGTACAGGTGTTATTGCAGGTTTGGTGGCCATAACTCCAGCTGCTGGTTCTACAGGTGTGTTTGGGGGCATTGTTATTGGAGTTGCTTCTGGTCTGATATGCTTCTGGATGGTTGCTCATGTAAAATTCAGGTTTGGGTATGATGACTCCTTAGATGCTTTTGGTGTACATGGTGTTGGAGGAATCATAGGTTCAATTCTGATTGGGGTTTTTGCCACTCAGGAGATTACAGGCGAAGGTGGGGCAAAAGGGGCACTTTATGGTGACTGGAATCAATTGTGGATTCAGTTTATAGCTACAGTTGCAACAATTGCATTTAGTGCGTTAATGACTTGGGTGCTTTTCAATCTGGTAGATAAACTTGTTGGTATAAGAGTCAGCGAAATCGAAGAGTCTATAGGTCTTGATATTTCTGAACATGGAGAAATAGCATACGAATAG
- a CDS encoding MltF family protein: MLKDILASLIIIFLSFSCGELGKHNEVIDFPQILQNDTLHVLTLNTSTSYFIYRDQEMGYHYDMISNFCREHGITPHVIVAENMDEMIRMLQNGKGDVIAYNLPVTNQMKDSFLYAGFMQTSHQVLVQRVRQVDSMLTDVVELIGKEVTVIDNSKHFDRLMNLDKELGGGIIIDRADRDSLVTEDLIRMVSRGEIEFTVSDDDLAKLNQTYFRNLDVHLQISFDQRSSWAVRKNSPILADSLNSWFERTRAEPAYLRIEKRYFEEAKGYTEIRQFSINENLELGVISPYDIYFRRYGEQTGIDWRLLASISYQESTFDSGVNSWAGASGLMGLMPSTASSLGVDADQIFDPETNIRAGSEYLKMLLNVFSPINDSKEQLKMALAAYNGGIGHIFDARALAEKYGADPDVWAGNVERYIQLKRLEQYYNDPVCKNGYFRGDETVNYVIDVVSRWEHYMQRVKE, from the coding sequence ATGTTAAAAGACATATTAGCCTCATTAATAATCATTTTCCTCTCTTTTTCATGCGGGGAATTAGGTAAGCATAATGAAGTCATCGACTTTCCTCAAATATTACAAAATGATACGCTGCATGTACTTACGCTAAATACGTCAACCTCATATTTCATTTATCGCGATCAGGAAATGGGATATCATTATGATATGATATCCAACTTCTGCAGGGAACATGGAATCACACCTCATGTAATTGTGGCAGAGAATATGGACGAAATGATTAGAATGCTTCAGAATGGTAAGGGTGATGTAATTGCATATAATCTGCCGGTAACAAATCAGATGAAGGACTCTTTTCTTTATGCAGGATTCATGCAAACATCTCACCAGGTTCTGGTGCAGAGAGTGAGACAGGTGGATTCTATGCTCACTGATGTTGTGGAACTTATTGGTAAGGAGGTTACGGTAATTGATAATTCAAAGCATTTTGACAGATTAATGAATCTGGACAAAGAGCTGGGTGGTGGCATTATCATTGACAGGGCTGATAGAGATTCACTGGTTACGGAAGATCTGATTCGGATGGTTTCGAGAGGTGAAATTGAGTTCACAGTATCTGATGATGATCTTGCAAAATTAAATCAAACCTATTTCAGAAACCTTGATGTTCATCTTCAAATAAGCTTTGATCAGAGGTCTTCATGGGCAGTCAGAAAAAATAGTCCCATACTTGCAGATTCACTTAATAGCTGGTTTGAAAGAACCAGAGCTGAACCTGCTTACCTTAGAATTGAAAAACGTTATTTCGAAGAGGCTAAAGGATATACCGAAATAAGGCAGTTTTCGATAAATGAGAATCTGGAACTTGGGGTGATTTCGCCATATGATATATATTTCAGGCGGTATGGTGAACAGACAGGAATCGACTGGCGTTTACTGGCATCTATTTCATATCAGGAGTCAACTTTTGACAGTGGTGTAAACTCTTGGGCAGGGGCTTCCGGGTTAATGGGGCTGATGCCTTCAACAGCATCATCTTTAGGTGTAGATGCAGATCAGATTTTTGACCCTGAAACAAATATTCGAGCAGGCTCGGAATACCTGAAAATGCTTTTAAATGTATTTAGTCCAATAAATGATTCAAAAGAGCAGTTAAAAATGGCGTTGGCTGCCTATAATGGAGGAATAGGACATATCTTTGATGCAAGGGCGCTGGCAGAGAAGTATGGCGCTGATCCTGATGTGTGGGCTGGAAACGTGGAAAGATATATACAATTGAAACGACTTGAGCAGTATTACAATGATCCTGTCTGTAAAAATGGCTACTTCAGAGGGGATGAAACAGTGAACTATGTTATTGATGTTGTTAGTAGATGGGAACATTACATGCAGAGGGTTAAAGAATAA
- a CDS encoding N-acetyltransferase has translation MSVIIKKVTSKDDLMKFIQFGIDLYKGNEYFVPPLIYDERATLNRSKNPAFDHCDATYFLAYRDGEIVGRIAVIINYKSNERWNQKHARFGFVDFIDDEDVVDSLFGAAESWARSRGMEKIHGPLGFTDLDHEGMLIEGFDRMGTMATIYNYPYYQKHMERMGYVKDKDWVEFLIQIPPEVPERFSRMGEIVKKRFGLTVKHLQRKQDVYPYAREMFILINNAYKDLYGYVELSDKQIDYYVDMYIPMIRLDFVTLILRQNDNKLVGVGIGLPSMSDALRKAKGRFLPNGWYHLYKALKGNGHNGVLDLLMIAVDPEYQGKGVNALMFNEFIPAANKLGMTKAESNIELEDNSKVHSMWNGLEYEQHKRRRAFIKNI, from the coding sequence ATGTCAGTCATAATTAAGAAAGTCACTTCTAAGGATGACCTAATGAAGTTCATCCAGTTTGGTATAGATCTCTATAAAGGAAATGAATATTTTGTACCACCTTTAATTTATGATGAGAGAGCTACTCTTAACAGGAGTAAGAACCCGGCATTCGACCACTGTGATGCCACCTATTTTCTTGCATACAGAGATGGTGAAATAGTGGGCAGAATAGCAGTAATCATTAATTATAAATCTAATGAAAGATGGAATCAAAAGCATGCGCGATTTGGTTTCGTAGACTTTATTGATGATGAAGATGTAGTTGATTCATTGTTTGGTGCAGCAGAAAGCTGGGCTCGCTCAAGAGGTATGGAGAAAATTCATGGTCCATTAGGATTCACCGATCTCGATCATGAAGGTATGCTCATTGAGGGTTTCGACAGAATGGGAACAATGGCCACCATATACAATTATCCTTATTACCAGAAGCATATGGAAAGAATGGGATATGTAAAGGATAAAGATTGGGTGGAGTTCTTAATTCAGATCCCGCCAGAGGTCCCCGAACGATTCTCCAGAATGGGAGAGATTGTAAAGAAAAGATTTGGACTGACAGTTAAACACCTGCAGAGAAAACAGGATGTTTATCCATATGCAAGAGAGATGTTCATCCTTATAAACAATGCATATAAGGATCTTTATGGTTACGTAGAATTAAGCGACAAGCAGATAGATTATTATGTGGATATGTATATCCCGATGATACGACTTGATTTTGTAACCTTGATACTGAGGCAGAATGACAATAAACTTGTTGGTGTAGGAATTGGATTACCAAGTATGTCTGATGCTTTGAGAAAGGCTAAGGGAAGATTCCTTCCCAATGGATGGTATCATCTCTACAAAGCTCTTAAAGGGAATGGGCATAATGGAGTGCTCGATCTGCTTATGATAGCAGTTGATCCGGAATACCAGGGAAAAGGTGTTAATGCATTAATGTTTAATGAATTTATACCTGCTGCAAATAAACTGGGAATGACTAAGGCTGAAAGTAATATTGAACTTGAAGATAACAGCAAAGTTCATTCTATGTGGAATGGTTTAGAGTATGAGCAGCACAAGAGAAGAAGAGCCTTTATAAAAAATATTTAA
- a CDS encoding DNA topoisomerase IV subunit B, whose protein sequence is MNEAEKELKILQDNYQEENIVTLEWKEHIRRRPGMYIGKLGDGSSADDGIYVLLKEVLDNSIDEFMTGFGKTIDVVIENDTVMVQDHGRGVPLGKVKDVCSKMNTGAKYDSKSFKRSVGLNGVGIKAVNALSSSFSMVSTRDGQSKTVTFSQGTLLSDGELEPSNNSSGTRVEFTPDRAIFGDYHYRDEHIEPLLKNYVFLNIGLTINFNGKNYSSKNGLEDLLNENLTSEELYPIIHLFGEDIEVAITHTNQYGEEYYSFVNGQHTTQGGTHLAAFREATARVIKEFYDRNYEFSDIRNGIVAAISVKVEEPVFESQTKTKLGSKDMEPNGVTINKYINDFLKRDLDNYLHKNPDTAEILQKKIQDSEKERKAIAGVTKLARERAKKANLHNKKLRDCRIHYNDPKGDQRDQTAIFITEGDSASGSITKSRDPNLQAVFSLRGKPLNCFGLTKKIVYENEEFNLLQAALNIEENMDGLRYNKVIIATDADTDGMHIRLLLLTFFLQFFPDLIKKGHVYIFQTPLFRVRNKKKTIYCYSEEERINAIDELGPNPEITRFKGLGEISPDEFRNFIGEDIRLDKVTMKKEDLLKELLEFYMGKNTPERQAFIIDNLVVEEDVVA, encoded by the coding sequence GTGAACGAAGCAGAAAAAGAATTAAAGATTTTACAGGATAATTATCAGGAAGAAAATATAGTCACACTTGAGTGGAAAGAGCATATCCGCCGTCGACCAGGAATGTATATCGGAAAGCTGGGTGACGGATCATCGGCCGACGATGGTATATATGTTCTTCTAAAAGAGGTTCTCGATAACTCAATTGATGAGTTTATGACAGGGTTTGGAAAAACTATTGATGTTGTTATAGAGAACGATACTGTTATGGTACAGGACCATGGGCGAGGGGTTCCGCTTGGTAAGGTAAAGGATGTTTGTTCTAAAATGAATACCGGAGCTAAGTACGATTCTAAGTCATTTAAGAGATCTGTGGGTCTTAATGGTGTAGGTATTAAAGCAGTAAATGCACTATCATCCAGTTTCTCAATGGTGAGCACAAGGGATGGACAGTCCAAAACTGTAACATTCTCACAGGGAACTCTTTTAAGTGACGGTGAGTTGGAACCATCAAATAACTCTAGTGGCACCAGGGTGGAATTTACACCTGACAGAGCAATTTTTGGAGATTATCATTATAGGGATGAACATATTGAGCCTCTTCTAAAAAATTATGTTTTCCTGAATATTGGTCTCACAATCAACTTCAACGGGAAAAATTACAGTTCTAAAAATGGACTGGAGGATCTTCTTAACGAAAATCTTACTTCAGAGGAGCTTTATCCTATTATTCATCTTTTCGGAGAGGATATAGAGGTAGCAATTACACATACAAATCAATATGGCGAAGAGTATTACTCTTTTGTAAATGGTCAGCATACAACTCAGGGTGGTACTCACCTTGCAGCTTTTCGTGAGGCTACTGCACGAGTTATTAAGGAGTTCTACGACCGCAACTATGAATTTTCAGATATAAGAAACGGTATCGTAGCAGCTATTAGTGTAAAGGTTGAAGAACCGGTTTTTGAGTCGCAGACAAAAACCAAACTAGGTTCTAAAGATATGGAACCTAATGGTGTTACTATTAATAAGTATATCAACGACTTCCTAAAAAGAGATCTTGATAACTATCTTCATAAGAATCCGGATACTGCAGAGATCCTGCAGAAAAAAATACAGGATTCTGAGAAAGAGAGAAAAGCTATTGCAGGTGTTACTAAACTTGCTCGCGAAAGGGCAAAAAAAGCAAATCTGCATAACAAGAAACTTCGTGATTGCAGAATTCATTACAATGATCCAAAGGGTGATCAGCGTGATCAGACGGCAATTTTTATAACAGAGGGAGATTCGGCAAGCGGGTCTATTACTAAAAGTAGAGATCCAAATCTACAGGCTGTTTTTAGTCTGCGAGGCAAACCTCTAAACTGCTTTGGTCTGACAAAGAAGATCGTATACGAGAATGAGGAGTTTAACCTGCTTCAGGCTGCGCTGAATATTGAAGAAAATATGGATGGTCTGCGATATAATAAGGTTATTATTGCAACAGATGCTGATACCGATGGTATGCATATCAGACTTCTTTTGCTTACATTCTTTCTTCAGTTCTTCCCTGATTTGATCAAGAAGGGGCATGTCTATATTTTTCAAACTCCGCTTTTCAGGGTTAGGAATAAGAAAAAAACTATATATTGCTATTCAGAAGAAGAGCGTATAAATGCTATTGATGAACTTGGGCCTAACCCGGAAATTACAAGGTTTAAGGGGTTGGGAGAGATATCACCTGATGAATTCAGAAACTTCATTGGAGAAGATATCCGACTCGATAAAGTGACAATGAAGAAAGAGGACCTTCTAAAGGAGCTGCTCGAATTTTATATGGGTAAAAATACTCCGGAAAGACAAGCTTTTATTATAGATAATCTTGTTGTAGAGGAGGATGTTGTAGCTTAA
- the coaD gene encoding pantetheine-phosphate adenylyltransferase → MSEIVAENLAQDNIRIAVFPGTFDPFTIGHESLVRRGLQLMDKIIIAIGVNESKKSYFSLQQRIEMISELYKDEPRVSVQSYDTLTIEFAEKVGARYILRGIRSVIDFEYEKTIADMNRTISGIETFVLFTEPALTHISSSHVRELLRYGRDITGFIPKGMKLFD, encoded by the coding sequence ATGAGTGAAATAGTAGCAGAAAACCTGGCACAGGATAATATCAGAATTGCTGTTTTCCCAGGTACGTTTGATCCATTTACAATTGGACATGAATCACTTGTGCGAAGGGGACTGCAGCTGATGGACAAGATTATAATAGCAATTGGGGTCAATGAGTCCAAAAAATCATATTTTTCGCTACAGCAGCGTATTGAAATGATAAGCGAATTATATAAAGATGAACCTCGAGTAAGCGTGCAAAGCTATGATACCTTAACTATTGAATTTGCCGAGAAAGTAGGAGCACGCTATATTTTGAGGGGAATAAGATCGGTAATTGACTTTGAATATGAGAAAACTATTGCGGATATGAACCGAACTATTTCCGGAATAGAAACGTTTGTATTATTCACAGAACCGGCTCTGACTCATATTAGTTCCTCGCATGTAAGGGAGCTTTTAAGGTATGGTCGCGACATCACTGGCTTTATACCTAAAGGGATGAAATTATTTGATTAA
- a CDS encoding S41 family peptidase produces the protein MLKKITGLFLCILLSSVGASAQFRPSPEGIKLERTLQLIKNLYVDDVDSKELTESAVRAMLRELDPHSSYLNEEEVKAMNEPLQGNFDGIGISFNMLTDTLYVMEVIAGGPSQKVGILPGDKIIYVGDTLIAGVEMNNQDVVKMLRGPKGTTVNVKVLRRGSKDLIEFRIVRDKIPITSIDAAYMVSENIGYIRLSRFGISSADEFKAAESKLRSQGMKHLLLDLTDNGGGILQTANEIADEFLGEGKVIVYTEGKNQPRYTMNATGTDELNGGKLVILVNGSSASASEILAGAIQDWDRGVIVGRRTFGKGLVQRQLPLPDGTMIRLTVARYYTPSGRSIQKPYEEGNIEAYNQDFINRYNQGELFEVDSIHFPDSLKYKTLINERTVYGGGGIMPDYYVPIDTTSGTMFHANLNARGVINRVAIGEVDNNRKSLLSKFSDVEEFNKGYHISDDLLNRLKTVAAEVDVEWNEDEYLKSQNLIFVQLKALMARDLYDSSAFFRIINDENDIYLEGLKIISDEKLYNQLLQGV, from the coding sequence ATGCTAAAAAAAATAACCGGACTTTTCCTTTGTATTCTACTTTCCTCTGTTGGTGCATCAGCACAGTTCAGACCAAGTCCAGAAGGTATAAAACTTGAGCGAACACTGCAACTTATTAAAAACCTTTATGTGGATGATGTTGATTCGAAAGAACTTACCGAATCTGCAGTACGTGCTATGTTGAGAGAGCTGGACCCTCACTCAAGCTATCTTAATGAAGAGGAGGTTAAAGCAATGAATGAACCACTGCAGGGCAATTTTGATGGTATTGGTATATCATTTAATATGCTCACAGATACGCTTTATGTGATGGAGGTTATCGCAGGTGGACCTTCTCAGAAAGTAGGGATATTGCCCGGTGATAAGATTATATATGTGGGAGATACTCTGATTGCAGGGGTTGAGATGAATAACCAGGATGTTGTTAAGATGCTTCGTGGTCCTAAAGGTACTACGGTAAATGTAAAGGTCTTGAGGCGAGGGTCAAAGGATTTGATTGAGTTCAGGATAGTTAGGGATAAGATTCCAATCACCAGCATCGACGCTGCATACATGGTGTCAGAAAATATTGGTTACATCAGACTGAGCAGGTTTGGGATTTCCTCTGCTGATGAGTTTAAAGCTGCTGAAAGTAAACTCAGATCGCAAGGTATGAAGCATCTCTTGTTGGATCTTACAGATAACGGTGGAGGAATATTGCAGACTGCCAACGAAATTGCTGATGAGTTTCTTGGTGAGGGAAAAGTTATTGTTTATACTGAAGGTAAAAATCAGCCAAGATATACAATGAATGCCACTGGGACTGATGAATTGAATGGTGGAAAACTGGTAATTTTAGTAAATGGCTCTTCTGCCTCTGCAAGTGAAATTCTGGCTGGTGCTATTCAGGATTGGGACAGAGGGGTTATTGTAGGTAGAAGAACTTTTGGGAAGGGATTAGTACAGCGACAACTGCCACTGCCTGACGGAACAATGATTCGCCTTACTGTTGCAAGATATTATACTCCTTCGGGAAGGAGCATTCAGAAACCATATGAGGAGGGTAACATTGAAGCATATAATCAGGATTTTATTAACAGATATAATCAGGGTGAATTGTTTGAAGTGGACAGTATTCATTTCCCTGATTCACTTAAATATAAAACTCTTATAAATGAGCGTACGGTATATGGAGGGGGTGGTATAATGCCTGACTATTATGTACCTATAGATACAACTTCCGGAACAATGTTCCATGCAAATCTAAACGCAAGGGGTGTAATTAACAGGGTTGCAATTGGGGAGGTTGACAATAACCGCAAATCTCTTTTAAGTAAATTTTCTGATGTAGAAGAATTTAATAAAGGGTACCACATTTCTGATGACTTGTTAAACAGGTTAAAAACTGTTGCAGCTGAAGTTGATGTTGAGTGGAATGAAGATGAATATTTAAAATCTCAGAATCTTATATTTGTACAACTGAAAGCCTTGATGGCAAGAGATCTGTATGACTCATCTGCTTTCTTCAGAATTATAAATGATGAAAATGATATCTACCTGGAAGGACTGAAGATAATTTCTGATGAGAAGCTCTACAACCAGTTGCTGCAAGGGGTATAA
- a CDS encoding polyphosphate kinase 2 family protein, which yields MNYNYSKLLVKEDSRVVLSNFPTLEDGGYNKKTAKEEIKNNIKELKKFQEMFYADDRYSLLIILQARDAAGKDGVIRHVMSGINPQGCMVHSFKTPTKNELEHDYFWRHYRELPQRGMIEIFNRSHYENVLATKVNPQWILNERIPGYGSVDKIDQSFWDNRYESINAIEKHLYNNGMRILKFFLNISKEEQKQRFLDRINEPDKNWKFSSADLQARSQWDDYTAAYEEMLSKTSKQYAPWYVIPADKKFFTRVAVGEIILELFKSLDLHYPPAESPEILEKAKVRLENE from the coding sequence ATGAATTACAACTACAGCAAACTTCTTGTAAAAGAGGATAGTAGGGTGGTGCTCAGCAACTTCCCAACACTCGAGGATGGTGGATATAATAAGAAAACTGCAAAAGAGGAGATAAAGAACAATATTAAGGAATTGAAGAAATTTCAGGAGATGTTCTATGCTGATGACAGGTACTCGCTCTTAATAATTTTGCAAGCCCGAGATGCTGCTGGAAAGGATGGAGTGATTCGTCATGTTATGTCGGGTATAAACCCACAAGGTTGCATGGTTCATAGCTTTAAGACACCAACAAAAAATGAACTTGAGCATGATTACTTCTGGCGCCATTACAGAGAATTACCACAAAGGGGAATGATAGAAATTTTCAATAGATCGCACTACGAAAATGTACTTGCTACTAAAGTTAACCCACAGTGGATTCTTAATGAACGTATTCCGGGATATGGATCAGTAGATAAAATAGATCAGAGCTTCTGGGATAATAGATATGAGAGTATAAACGCTATAGAGAAACATCTCTATAATAATGGAATGAGGATATTGAAATTCTTCCTGAATATTTCAAAAGAGGAACAAAAACAAAGGTTTCTTGACCGTATCAATGAACCTGATAAGAACTGGAAGTTTAGTTCTGCTGATTTGCAGGCACGGTCGCAGTGGGACGACTATACTGCCGCTTATGAAGAGATGCTTAGTAAAACTTCAAAACAGTATGCTCCATGGTATGTAATTCCGGCAGATAAAAAGTTTTTTACACGTGTTGCTGTTGGCGAAATAATACTTGAGCTGTTTAAATCACTAGACCTGCATTACCCTCCAGCAGAATCACCAGAGATTTTGGAGAAAGCGAAGGTAAGGTTAGAAAACGAATAG
- a CDS encoding RNA polymerase sigma factor: protein MNENHCVQQVLSGNTSAFSYFVETYQDMAITIAYRICGNMQDAEDVVQESYVKAYRNLHSFRSESKFSTWFYRIVYNTAVSHTKSQMWLSTKETEIENAVQIGYDALDIKIEDVERNEMVADIMQKIPKGDALLLTLYYMEDNPVKEIAGITGLNESNVKVKLFRARKLFKELLLKHYRDETENVIVN from the coding sequence ATGAACGAGAATCATTGTGTGCAACAAGTACTTTCAGGCAATACTTCCGCATTCTCTTACTTTGTTGAAACTTATCAGGATATGGCAATCACAATAGCCTATCGGATTTGTGGCAATATGCAGGATGCGGAAGATGTGGTGCAGGAGAGTTATGTAAAAGCTTATAGAAACCTGCACAGTTTTCGCTCAGAGAGTAAGTTCTCAACCTGGTTCTATCGTATAGTCTACAATACAGCTGTTTCACATACAAAATCACAGATGTGGCTCAGTACAAAGGAAACAGAGATTGAGAATGCTGTACAGATAGGTTATGATGCACTTGATATTAAGATAGAAGATGTTGAACGCAATGAAATGGTTGCCGACATCATGCAAAAGATTCCAAAAGGTGATGCACTCCTGCTAACTTTATACTACATGGAAGATAATCCTGTAAAAGAGATAGCAGGCATTACCGGATTGAATGAATCTAATGTAAAAGTGAAACTGTTCCGTGCCAGGAAATTGTTTAAGGAGTTGCTATTAAAGCATTACCGGGATGAGACGGAGAATGTGATTGTAAATTAA
- a CDS encoding DUF6249 domain-containing protein → MDGLWIPIVAIICTIGLPIVTGLVLGLRWMQTRNEERMGLINQGIIPPDTPRRKSDPNKMVSLRNGIVLIALGIGIIVGFLCSEYMVIGMGNEFWVTGASVVFFLGIGYLAYFMVTQKMSVKNQREEQEQE, encoded by the coding sequence ATGGATGGTTTATGGATACCGATTGTTGCAATCATATGTACAATTGGATTGCCTATCGTTACAGGTTTAGTATTAGGATTAAGATGGATGCAGACAAGGAACGAAGAACGAATGGGGTTAATTAATCAGGGAATCATTCCTCCCGATACACCCAGAAGAAAATCAGATCCAAATAAGATGGTTTCACTCAGAAACGGAATTGTTCTAATTGCACTTGGTATTGGAATAATTGTTGGATTCTTGTGCTCAGAGTATATGGTTATAGGTATGGGTAATGAGTTTTGGGTCACCGGCGCAAGCGTGGTATTTTTCCTTGGTATAGGTTATCTGGCATATTTTATGGTAACACAGAAAATGTCAGTGAAGAATCAAAGAGAAGAGCAAGAACAGGAATAA
- the mscL gene encoding large-conductance mechanosensitive channel protein MscL: MSFKSELKEFLMRGSVVDMAVGIVIGGAFGKIVTSFVNDILMPPLGLLGRQGQFADFKLVLKQAVMEGSEVITPAVTWNYGSFIQSVVDFAIIGTAIFLVIKAMNSLKRKKVEESAPETPPEPTKEEVLLTEIRDLLKNK, encoded by the coding sequence ATGTCATTTAAATCAGAACTAAAAGAATTTTTAATGCGCGGCAGTGTCGTAGATATGGCCGTGGGTATTGTAATTGGAGGAGCATTCGGAAAGATTGTTACTTCTTTTGTGAATGATATTTTAATGCCGCCACTGGGTTTACTAGGAAGACAAGGACAATTTGCCGACTTTAAACTAGTTTTAAAACAGGCTGTTATGGAAGGATCGGAAGTGATTACGCCTGCTGTAACATGGAACTATGGCTCGTTTATTCAGTCAGTTGTGGACTTTGCAATTATCGGAACAGCTATCTTCCTGGTTATTAAAGCTATGAATTCGCTAAAGAGGAAGAAAGTAGAGGAATCTGCTCCTGAAACCCCACCTGAACCTACCAAAGAAGAAGTACTTCTTACAGAGATTCGAGATTTACTAAAGAATAAATAA